The sequence TAGTAATTGGTGTTGCAAAAGGTGGGGACTGTATGCCATAAGTAGCTGCTCTTTTCCAAAGCATGCTTCTGTTTCTTCAAACATGCATGCCTTCATTTATTGATGCTGTAAAAGGAAGTACTTTGTGGCCATATGCCAGCTCCGGTTCCCCCAAATTAAGAGAAATATGCCGCACCTCTCTTCTTCAAACGGGTCTAACTCTGATACTGCCAACGACATTCTCCGCTTACTCAACAGGACATTCCTTGAGAAACAATCTTTTATCGTAAAATGTCACCAGCACAGGTGAGGTGGGATGGGTGTGAATCTCAACCttgctgaagttaagcaggtcAAGCCATGGTCAGTGTCTGCATGGGgacccatatacagtggtacctcgggttacagacacttcaggtcacagatgcttcaggttacagactccactaacccagaaatagtacctcgggttaagaactttgcttcaggatgagaacagaaatcaaagtgttggtgctgacctttaaagccctaaatggcctcggtccagtatacctgaaggagcatctccacccccatcgttctgcccagacactgaggtccaatgccgagggccttctggcggttccctcgctgcaagaagccaagttacagggaaccaggcagagggccttctcggtagtggcacccaccctgtggaacaccctcccaccagatgtcaaagagaaaaacaactaccagacttttaggagacatctgaaagcagtcctgtttagggaagcttttaatgtttaatagattattgtattttaacattctgtaggaagccgcccagagtggctgggaaaacacagccagatgggcggggtataaattattattattattattattattattattattattattattattattatgcggcAGCGGGAgagcccattagctaaagtggtacctcaggttaagaacagtttcaggttaagaacggacctccagaacgaattaagttcttaacccaaggtaccactgtcggCTTTCCCCCATTAGATATCACTGTCATAAATAAGCGCTAACACTTCAAATGAATGATCCTGATAACAATAGACTTCATGCAAGGGTATCCTGAGGAGCGGACTTTGGCAGTATGGCaccctgagcgaggacaaaatttggatgcccaccaccaccactaaatatttattattttcacaatagttcgttttggtacagttgctttttatggatcttctcagtaggtacctgtataaatataggttttattattactactagggCTTTTTTAAAGCCggaattcagttctggcacctctcaggtggccgccattgccattctaagagaacaaggggggtgttcatgatgagttccgccacctcttcttctagaaaaatagcactgattattggttatattattattattattattattttctctcccccttgGGTTGGCACCTTGTGAGGAGGAACTGCCTGCACCACCCtaaacccagttacaggtagttgactgtgttggtctgccatagtcaaaacaaaacaaaaattaaaaaaattcttccagtagcaccttagagaccaactaaatttgttcttggtatgagttttcatgtgtatctgaagaagtgtacactAAACCCAGTGTAAAATGCTCCCCCAACAGAGCTCCCCCTGCAGATCTGGGGCCCCTCCCTGCCACCACCATTGTGCTCACACTGCTACCTTCACCCATGGCTGCACCCACGCTGCTGCCAtgatgcagcagaagcagcagcagtacaaGTGGCTGTGGCCAGACTggtagcagggggtggggtgcgggttggatctgccacctgaggcaaattgCTTTGCCTTGTCTCATGGAAGGGCTGGACTTGACTCCATGCCAGGTGTGAGAGCCACTTACCCACTTTATTAAGCCACATTGATGCAATAATGTGTCTGGAGATGAGTCGTTTTGGCTACCTCAGGCTACCTCAAggtagctagatggaccaatggtctgacacaatATATGGCGGCCTTCTGGGTTATGCTCTCTCTGAAGAATTGGACAACCACAGAGCTGTTTGTCTgtgatattaatattgtgcagtttgaagtgactggaagcataagagCTGGCTTGTTTTGGAATAaatcattgtccagacccattaaAATATTATTCAGTCTTTTACTGGCAAaactcaaaaaagaagaagaagaagaagaagaagaagaagaagaagaagaagaagaagaagtagtagtcaactcccttcaaaatggagatcTGCAACTCAGTATGACTGTACCAATGAATTCACAAGCTACACTGTTGTGGAATTCTTTATACaggctggtctatgaccgtaataaagtttattattattattattattattattattattattattattattatttatacaggcACGTATTGGTTTTTTAACAACCGTTATACGTGTCAAGGCTGGCCTGAAACAAGATGGCGGCATCCTCCATTCCAAGTACAGAAGTTAACCAGACTGGCAACTGAACCTTACTTCAACTTTGATCAGTGTCCTCTACCACATCTAGAGGCAgcagggagaaatttggttcaattCACATTCAAATTCTTAACTAATCTGCACTTTagaaaacaatgcacaaactaaaacagaaccatccttcaaaattcacaccagTGAAGACAGAAAACCTAAATCTTAATTgatttgatgtttttatatttattttttattcaaaaaactgttgttattttaaaatggcatcttCTTAGAAGCCAACCTAGGATTGTCCTCCAACAGTCTTTTAGATTGTTCACATGTCTCATCATATATTGAACATTGACTAATGACGTTTACCGATGATCTCGACTGCTATCAAGCTTAGACCCAAGACCACAGCTCCTACAGTAGCACCGAATGTCCCCCAGAGACCGACATCTGCCTGCAAAAAATAAGAGGTTTAAGCATTTTTATTCACAGCGGCCGATGGCCCTTCATTTCTCACAACAGAGTTGATATGAAactttgctttaaatgtttattttggaGACAGAAAATAGCCAGATTTGAAATTCTCAGATTCCAAGACAATTAACTCTGGgttaaaaatatgctttaaaaattaattcGATGTAACAGAATGTACTTTGGTGCAAAAATCTGGGTTCTGTGGCTATAGTTTgaaaaatattaaaggaatacaGACCCAACATATTTCATCAGGGTACAAGTCTGTCATTAATTTGGAAACCTGACTTCTGAGTTTTTAATCTTCTCATTTGTCCCTTCAGACAATTTAAATGTATCAACTcaagttatttttaaatgttatgatatctgggtttttttctggtttGTAGTCCTTTAACATACTCCAAGTAAATGATCAGTTCTGCTCCCTAGCTTTGTAAATGGGGGTTAGAAATTAaatccacataaaaataaagtaaattaaCTGCTTCTTAATCTCACCTCATTTTTCCAGGATCAGGAGTTTAGAAAGAATTTCAATATCACAGCAAAGATTGCCATTACGAAAACATGAATGAATTCTACACACCTGTCTACTGACACGTTGGCCATATCGTAGTTTGGCGGCAAAATGTTCGCAGTTCATCGTGATCACATTGTAGTCTATCTCCATCCCAACACATTTGTTTGCATTGCTTAGTATTTCGTTTACAGGCATGACTTTATATTTTCTGTCCTTCTCGTTGTTGACCTTCCAGTTGTCTTTTCCTGCCACTTTTGaaagcttttctttcttcaccagtgctttttttgtgTTGGCAGACAAGGGAATAGGGGGAGAATTTCCTATACCCCCATCTcaagaacagagagagaaaagaaactcaGAAACAGTGACCATTAGGCCTGGATTCCCTGCATTTCATCAACAACATTGTCTCAAGAAgacatcagttgttgttgttgttgttattgttgttttgacaaatattttttttaaaaaaatgttattcactcttatcttgcccaaggcaacccaaaacaacttacaaccaaccaGAGCGTCATCTCTTGGCTACAAAGCAGCCCTCTAACTGGCTTACAACAATTGTAAGTACAGTATCAGGACATAGAACTTCTAGGAACAATTAGTCCATAagccagtggtggggaacctttttcccCTGTCAAGGGCTGCGTTTCTTCAGGGGTAAACTGCCAATGTTCTCTATCTTATTCTTCCCTCTCATAAAATCACCCTTTCTAGGAAATAATGAGAAGCTCTCACCTGCAGAAGTCAGGTGGACTACATATCCATCCCCTACGTAGATAGCCCAATGTTGGTAACCAAGTCGAGAAATCTCAATCTGGTCTCCAGGCTTTGGTCTCTGCAAGAAGAAAGTGAGCCAATGTTTTCCTTGGCTGAACATCtgtgcaagtttactcagaagtaagtcccactaggTTCAATGAAACATACTCCCAATTACATAGTATCACAGCCATAGAGGCAGCCTTTTCTTTTAAACTGTAGTTCAGGGATGGAGgagttgtggccttccagatgttgctggactacaactcaagctgatgggagttggaatccaaccacgtctagaggaccacagatttCTCACACCTATGTAGCTTATGGCAAGTATTTCTCCCAGAGCTCACTCTGTGGCATCATtatcttttttattgtatttatcatTTTCAATTTTACAAATTTGCACAATAATACAGTATTAAGCCAAAATACAAACCATACTTTTTCCATtgacttcccttctccccatccatggtttattttattaaacCTTTACTGctgctagcagtttgaaagcatgccagtgcaagtagataaacaggtaccactgcgacgggaaggtaaacagcgtttccgtgcactctggtttccgtcatggtgttcagttgctccagaagcagtttagtcatgccggccacgtgacccagaaagctatctgtggacaaatgccagctccatcGACCTGAAGCAAgttaagcgctgcaaccccatagtcatctttgactggacttaactgtccaggggtcctttacctttttacctttacctaatttttccattttctctctttttcactttTTGTTCCAGTATACTTCTGTTAACATTTTAATATGTTTGTAATGATTTTTCAAATATTCTACATTTCTTGGGCTGCCAGACATCTGGGAGGATTTTTGCTGAATATGTAATTCCTGGTAAAACCCACACCCAgctgaaaaaaaatccaaaaaaagccCAAAAAcgtattttttgagggggaggtgttcccaaaaaaagctcaaaaccTTTGAACACCCCCCCAATGGCAACTCTAGCCATTTCTATATTCTATCCATTTCATCTGGCATTCCTCCTTTGTTGCTATTGTgccctccttccatttctgagcaTACTCCATTGCACTGCCATAGTTGTGTACATGAAGAGATTTCCCCCCTGACCCATAAGTGCATTGattattcctaaaagaaaagcttctggacttcttgcagatgtcttttaaaacatttttttcagttcgttgtatatcatctcccagaagctCTTAGCcattttacatgtccaccacatatgataaaaggtgccttctctTTGCATCTCCAACAAATATATGGCATCATTATCAGCAGACTTGGTGTCTACGCCCAGGACGCTCTAGTGACTGGGTGTCTACGTCCAGCCACATTCCTGAGGGGGCAATCCAAATGTCTCCCAGAGGCAGCAGAAGATGATAAGAGCAGTGGTGCATCAAGAAACAGATGCCACCTCAGTCACTGGCAGGGACGTTCActgcattccccacccctgctgctgccgccaccccggTGCTCCGATAGCCCTTTCCCTGCccaatgaaggaaggaaggtgttGCCTGCCCCCAGATCTGCCCCCTCTCACAATGcagctgagaggaggaggaggcgcaccAAAGCAGGCAAGAATTTGCGCATACTTACACACTGCTCCAGCAGTGGCACCAGACAAAACATTTTCATGAAGCCACTAGTATGGGTTGGTATCCCCATGCTGATCCCCATGACgagacaacttcatggaggagagggttatcaatggctcctagccatgatggctacgccCTACCtccaaagttggaggcagcaatgtttccacaagcagttgctggaaaccaagggagggtagagggctctggtgctgcttgctggtttcccacaggcatctgtttagcCACTATgagaaggtaaggtaaaggacccctgggtggttaaatccagtcaaaggtgactatgaggttgcggtaATCATCTTgattcaggctgagggagctggtgtttgtccacaagacagctttccgggtcttgtggccagcataactaaaccgcttctggcgcaatggaacactgtgacagaaaccagagcgcatggaaacggcgtttacctcccccccccccccgcagcagtgcctatttatctacttgcgcaggtgtgctttcgaactgcgtgctttcgaaccaacgggagctcacctcgttgaaCTGCtcgccttctgattggcaagcccaagaggctcagtggtttagaccacagggccacccgctccactatgagaacaggatgctggactaggtagatgggccattggcttgatctagcaggcTATTCTCATGTTCTTTAAATCTGAGAAAAGCACCACATCACATCCTGCCCCACTCAACAGAGAGCTTGGAATCAAATCCAACAGATGCTGCAAGGCCAGATGGAAATCCCCTTCACTGAGGAATTCCCCCTGTCTGCTCTTTCCTGCCCTTGAGGtctgttttcctttcttcccaGCTCTAGTGTCCAGCCGTTTGctcttttttaaagacaaaatgtTTATTGGTTTTATTATGAGTCAAAGGCAGAAACAAAAACCAGTTCCAATATTGCACAATAAACTAAAGtataaaatgaaagcacagaTTGAATGTGCTGCATTTCTAAAAGGAAAGAAGACTATAGAGATCTGCCTCTCAAGCTCACGCTTGCTTTGTTTCCTACTAGGGAAAGCTTGACAAAGCTGTTGCTCTGTATGAGTTGGCTGTTGAAATCAGGCAGAAAGTCAAGCaaacttaaataaaaatatttaagtcAAGAAAACTTACATAAAATTACAGGCATATAAACAGTACAGAGCCCAACGCTTTACTGAGTTGCTGCTATTATCGTGGATTGATTCCAAGCTCTCTTTTTGCAAGAAATCAAAACTTAGTATCCATGGCTTGCAGGAGCCTCGCTCTCCCACCCCACAAGTAGGTGAATTTTTCAACCTTTGGACCCTGTGATTATTCATTGCAGTTTTTGTAAGTCAGACTTGCAAGGTAGGGGGAAGGagctaaagcagagctttccaaacttttcatgctggtgatACACTTTTTATACACACagcattttgtgacacagtaccgtatatacccgagtataagccgacccgaatataaaccgaggcacctaattttcctacacaaacctgggaaagcttattgactcgagtataagccggttcacctttgccgctgtggaggaggaggaggaacgagcagcccgaaagtagccctttgggctgctccttcctcttcctcctttgccaagtttgcatttatgtgagcagttcaggaatggaacaagctgcctggggagagtaaagaaccaccgttcttgtacacttcttaaggaatggttaactggggagagcgggtggcagcacaagcggagagaaagggcttctttctcgctgcccccaccgcccgcctcactcaagtataaaccgagggcagctttttcagcacaaaaaatgtgctgaaaaactaggcttatactcaagtatatacagtaatt is a genomic window of Lacerta agilis isolate rLacAgi1 chromosome 12, rLacAgi1.pri, whole genome shotgun sequence containing:
- the LOC117056121 gene encoding phospholipase A and acyltransferase 2-like, with amino-acid sequence MAQRPKPGDQIEISRLGYQHWAIYVGDGYVVHLTSADGGIGNSPPIPLSANTKKALVKKEKLSKVAGKDNWKVNNEKDRKYKVMPVNEILSNANKCVGMEIDYNVITMNCEHFAAKLRYGQRVSRQADVGLWGTFGATVGAVVLGLSLIAVEIIGKRH